A DNA window from Myxocyprinus asiaticus isolate MX2 ecotype Aquarium Trade chromosome 45, UBuf_Myxa_2, whole genome shotgun sequence contains the following coding sequences:
- the itfg2 gene encoding KICSTOR complex protein ITFG2 isoform X2 gives MRSLSYVQRVSLDFTGTLFPHAICLGDADNDSLNELVVGDTSGKLYIYKSDDCKPWITRTCVGMLTCVGVGDVCNKGRNFVVAVGAEGWFHLFDISAAVAKSDSSSQQDGSIGDEQKPSFTQHIPANTKVMLISDIDGDGRCELVVGYTDRVVRAFRWEEPSDASDVSCGQLVLLKKWLLEGQVDSLSVNPSPEGLPELMVSQPGCGYAILTCSWTQDGTADSGDESTATPSREGHSRDVIPHLTTGRIHNKNVSTHLIGSISRGSKDDSSKCGLFALCTLDGTLKLMDSSETLLWSVQVDHQLFALQKLDVTGDGREEVVACAWDGQTYIIDHTRMVVRFQFDENVNAFCAGEYACKDGRNSPCLVYVSFNHKIYVYWRVELDRMEPTNLLSVLEERPDYTALLHRLGVDISDTVAVRKLIGDVLYGNIQRDDRE, from the exons atgcgGTCGTTAAGTTATGTTCAGAGAGTGAGTTTAGACTTCACAGGAACACTCTTCCCTCACGCCATCTGTCTTGGAGATGCAGATAACGACTCT TTGAATGAGCTGGTGGTGGGTGACACAAGTGGGAAGCTGTACATCTATAAAAGTGATGACTGTAAGCCCTGGATTACTCGAACATGTGTGGGCATG TTAACCTGTGTGGGAGTAGGGGACGTCTGCAATAAAGGCAGg AACTTTGTTGTGGCTGTGGGTGCAGAGGGCTGGTTTCACCTGTTCGACATTAGTGCTGCTGTAGCCAAGTCAGACTCTTCAAGCCAGCAGGATGGTTCTATTGGTGACGAGCAGAAGCCCAGTTTTACCCAGCACATCCCTGCCAACACCAAAGTCATGCTCATCAGTGATATCG aTGGGGACGGACGCTGTGAGCTTGTTGTTGGCTACACGGACCGGGTGGTGCGGGCATTCCGTTGGGAGGAGCCCTCCGATGCTTCAGACGTGAGCTGTGGCCAGCTGGTCTTACTGAAGAAGTGGCTTCTGGAGGGTCAG GTTGACAGTCTTTCGGTTAACCCAAGTCCAGAGGGTCTACCTGAGCTCATGGTGTCCCAGCCCGGCTGTGGTTATGCTATTCTGACGTGCTCTTGGACACAAGATGGCACTGCAGACTCTGGGGATGAAAGCACAGCCACTCCTAGCAG GGAAGGTCACTCCAGAGATGTCATCCCTCATCTTACCACTGGACGCATCCATAACAAGAACGTGTCCACTCATTTGATTGGCAGCATTAGCAGAG GTTCAAAGGATGACTCCTCTAAATGTGGCCTATTTGCTCTTTGCACTCTAGACG GGACCCTAAAACTCATGGACAGCTCTGAGACGCTCTTGTGGTCCGTACAGGTGGATCACCAGCTGTTTGCTCTTCAGAAGCTGGATGTTACT GGTGATGGCAGAGAGGAAGTGGTGGCCTGTGCCTGGGATGGCCAGACTTACATCATTGATCATACACGTATGGTGGTCCGCTTCCAGTTTGATGAAAATGTGAACGCATTCTGTGCTGGTGAG TATGCATGTAAGGATGGAAGGAACAGCCCCTGCTTGGTCTATGTGAGTTTTAACCATAAGATCTATGTGTACTGGAGGGTGGAGCTGGACAGAATGGAGCCCACCAACCTGCTGAGTGTGCTGGAAGAGAGGCCTGATTATACAGCCCTTCTTCACAGACTGGGAGTGG ATATCAGTGACACAGTAGCTGTTCGGAAACTCATTGGAGACGTGCTTTATGGAAACATACAGAGGGATGACAGAGAATGA
- the itfg2 gene encoding KICSTOR complex protein ITFG2 isoform X1, translating to MRSLSYVQRVSLDFTGTLFPHAICLGDADNDSLNELVVGDTSGKLYIYKSDDCKPWITRTCVGMLTCVGVGDVCNKGRNFVVAVGAEGWFHLFDISAAVAKSDSSSQQDGSIGDEQKPSFTQHIPANTKVMLISDIDGDGRCELVVGYTDRVVRAFRWEEPSDASDVSCGQLVLLKKWLLEGQVDSLSVNPSPEGLPELMVSQPGCGYAILTCSWTQDGTADSGDESTATPSREGHSRDVIPHLTTGRIHNKNVSTHLIGSISRGSKDDSSKCGLFALCTLDGTLKLMDSSETLLWSVQVDHQLFALQKLDVTGDGREEVVACAWDGQTYIIDHTRMVVRFQFDENVNAFCAGQYACKDGRNSPCLVYVSFNHKIYVYWRVELDRMEPTNLLSVLEERPDYTALLHRLGVDISDTVAVRKLIGDVLYGNIQRDDRE from the exons atgcgGTCGTTAAGTTATGTTCAGAGAGTGAGTTTAGACTTCACAGGAACACTCTTCCCTCACGCCATCTGTCTTGGAGATGCAGATAACGACTCT TTGAATGAGCTGGTGGTGGGTGACACAAGTGGGAAGCTGTACATCTATAAAAGTGATGACTGTAAGCCCTGGATTACTCGAACATGTGTGGGCATG TTAACCTGTGTGGGAGTAGGGGACGTCTGCAATAAAGGCAGg AACTTTGTTGTGGCTGTGGGTGCAGAGGGCTGGTTTCACCTGTTCGACATTAGTGCTGCTGTAGCCAAGTCAGACTCTTCAAGCCAGCAGGATGGTTCTATTGGTGACGAGCAGAAGCCCAGTTTTACCCAGCACATCCCTGCCAACACCAAAGTCATGCTCATCAGTGATATCG aTGGGGACGGACGCTGTGAGCTTGTTGTTGGCTACACGGACCGGGTGGTGCGGGCATTCCGTTGGGAGGAGCCCTCCGATGCTTCAGACGTGAGCTGTGGCCAGCTGGTCTTACTGAAGAAGTGGCTTCTGGAGGGTCAG GTTGACAGTCTTTCGGTTAACCCAAGTCCAGAGGGTCTACCTGAGCTCATGGTGTCCCAGCCCGGCTGTGGTTATGCTATTCTGACGTGCTCTTGGACACAAGATGGCACTGCAGACTCTGGGGATGAAAGCACAGCCACTCCTAGCAG GGAAGGTCACTCCAGAGATGTCATCCCTCATCTTACCACTGGACGCATCCATAACAAGAACGTGTCCACTCATTTGATTGGCAGCATTAGCAGAG GTTCAAAGGATGACTCCTCTAAATGTGGCCTATTTGCTCTTTGCACTCTAGACG GGACCCTAAAACTCATGGACAGCTCTGAGACGCTCTTGTGGTCCGTACAGGTGGATCACCAGCTGTTTGCTCTTCAGAAGCTGGATGTTACT GGTGATGGCAGAGAGGAAGTGGTGGCCTGTGCCTGGGATGGCCAGACTTACATCATTGATCATACACGTATGGTGGTCCGCTTCCAGTTTGATGAAAATGTGAACGCATTCTGTGCTG GGCAGTATGCATGTAAGGATGGAAGGAACAGCCCCTGCTTGGTCTATGTGAGTTTTAACCATAAGATCTATGTGTACTGGAGGGTGGAGCTGGACAGAATGGAGCCCACCAACCTGCTGAGTGTGCTGGAAGAGAGGCCTGATTATACAGCCCTTCTTCACAGACTGGGAGTGG ATATCAGTGACACAGTAGCTGTTCGGAAACTCATTGGAGACGTGCTTTATGGAAACATACAGAGGGATGACAGAGAATGA